One genomic region from Athalia rosae chromosome 3, iyAthRosa1.1, whole genome shotgun sequence encodes:
- the LOC105690074 gene encoding uncharacterized protein LOC105690074 has protein sequence MQAKELCNISISPLVIAPFSTQWSTDNHMSLITERGVHVFELMPAPTSQYPNVNFARSFVNPSEILPAQKFEEEVDSILWNLEKRELYLLLMEEALTPTINGAKDLEPKITSLAWSPWCLMNPNKCLLATVTSAGAIDILFEVSRNWYSACDLSKVWFNEICKESEDTEAKLKKASPAELRKYLRGLQATAITWSELYKSEKNYFAYLVTAYRNSEIAVWCVPAISCTTWELKPSIVFKTSVSCKTKINTMKWVSLDKKVLIILGYFDGNVDGIIIDFVDDNLGNHKMTKYWANTDHIPVNCINIWKTAEHGTQVVICKGFFLCTFRLLSDGTVQDIEVVQVPGFSITGLVELSSSQLMITTQDGGLFTIGFQNKQLVYNNVTHSLPCSNVQYLGLVCSLNKCLFFNITSPNVMHDHLISREPSTVCIFKIEGSKWNPIQLLRNNNTNSLTKHWDCLEMIRVQALRSQDLDDILPTIPDNLDKLSNYELRLAMCTSAIAETLEKKKVPRKSTSISEEVSDARPLIFLRLASDRLVELGSRKELSDKQRLSASLLRSYIEVYLAGEEEEESETPSVREAKKALSLTSHLSSVEPEACDICGEIITELSWKTTSCPSGHKLPRCAVTLLQISMVNYRTCPICKHVLHPCLDEEYNEPLCPCCEIPALYDSRVLDTKRKSKLPVRNLSKRQVSTSQQTKSQGADLQDENKEEF, from the exons ATGCAGGCCAAAGAGTTGTGCAATATCTCCATATCACCCTTAGTTATAGCACCGTTTTCCACCCAATGGTCAACAGATAATCACATGTCTCTTATAACGGAGAGGGGTGTACACGTGTTT GAACTAATGCCCGCTCCAACAAGCCAATACCCAAATGTTAATTTTGCACGATCATTTGTTAATCCATCAGAAATATTACCGGCGCAAAAGTTTGAGGAAGAAGTTGATTCAATACTATGGAATTTAGAAAAGCGAGAGTTATACTTGTTGCTTATGGAGGAAGCACTTACTCCAACCATAAATGGGGCCAAAGATTTGGAGCCAAAGATAACAAGCCTAGCGTGGTCACCCTGGTGTTTGATGAATCCTAACAAATGTTTACTTGCTACTGTTACCTCCGCTGGGGCTATTGATATCCTGTTCGAAGTATCAAGGAATTGGTATTCCGCTTGTGATCTCTCCAAAGTCTGGTTTAACGAAATTTGCAAAGAATCTGAAGATACTgaagcaaaattgaaaaaagcttCACCTGCTGAGCTCAGAAAATATCTCAGAGGCCTTCAGGCCACAGCAATCACCTGGAGTGAATTAtacaaatctgaaaaaaattattttgcttaTCTGGTCACTGCATACCGCAATTCAGAAATAGCTGTCTGGTGTGTACCTGCGATATCTTGCACTACCTGGGAGTTAAAACCTTCCATTGTTTTCAAGACCAGCGTTAGCTGTaagacgaaaataaatacaatgaAGTGGGTTTCACTGGATAAAAAAGTCCTCATCATTTTGGGATATTTTGATGGCAATGTGGATGGCATCATAATAGATTTTGTCGATGATAATTTGGGGAATCATAAGATGACCAAGTATTGGGCTAATACAGATCATATCCCCGTTAATTGCATCAATATCTGGAAAACTGCAGAACACGGAACACAGGTCGTCATCTGCAAGGGATTTTTTTTGTGCACTTTTCGATTATTGTCTGATGGTACTGTTCAAGATATTGAGGTTGTACAAGTTCCAGGCTTCTCTATAACAG gTTTGGTAGAATTGAGCAGCAGTCAGCTGATGATTACGACCCAAGACGGTGGCTTATTCACCAttggttttcaaaataaacaattggtatataataatgtaacaCATAGTCTGCCATGCTCTAATGTGCAATACTTGGGACTCGTATGTTCTCTGAATAAATGTCTATTCTTCAATATAACAAGTCCCAATGTTATGCATGATCATTTAATTAGCCGAGAGCCGAGTACAGTGTGTATATTTAAAATCGAGGGCAGCAAATGGAACCCTATTCAATTGCTGCGGAACAACAATACGAATTCGTTGACAAAACATTGGGATTGTCTAGAGATGATTCGGGTCCAAGCACTCAGGTCTCAAGATTTGGACGACATATTACCAACGATTCCAGACAATTTAGACAAATTATCCAACTATGAACTTCGCCTTGCCATGTGCACATCCGCAATCGCAGAAActttagagaaaaagaaagttccGCGAAAAAGTACTAGTATTTCAGAAGAAGTATCGGATGCTCGTCCCCTGATTTTTCTGCGCCTAGCGTCTGATCGTCTTGTCGAATTGGGTTCTAGAAAAGAGCTATCGGATAAACAACGCCTTTCCGCAAGCTTACTGCGTTCATACATTGAAGTATATTTAgctggagaagaagaagaggagagcgAAACTCCATCGGTGCGAGAGGCAAAGAAGGCATTAAGTTTGACAAGTCATCTAAGCTCTGTTGAACCTGAAGCTTGCGATATTTGTGGAGAAATTATTACAGAACTTTCATGGAAAACTACGAGCTGTCCATCAGGCCATAAGTTACCCAGATGCGCGGTAACTCTTCTTCAAATATCCATGGTGAACTATCGAACTTGCCCAATATGCAAACATGTGTTACATCCCTGCTTGGATGAGGAGTACAATGAGCCGCTTTGCCCATGTTGTGAAATACCAGCTTTATATGATAGCCGCGTACTCGATACCAAAAGAAAATCCAAATTGCCAGTACGGAATTTATCCAAGCGTCAGGTTTCAACTTCGCAACAGACAAAATCCCAGGGAGCTGATCTACAGGATGAGAATAAAGAGGAATTTTAG
- the LOC105689720 gene encoding protein spinster isoform X2 translates to METTRLPSNLSHQHLMAGEENETPLAVPTKRNSPVQRVITVREWLTVIVLCYVNLINYMDRFTIAGILTDIKDEFKIGNDDGGLLQTVFIISYMIFAPLFGYLGDRYNRKLIMSFGVFLWCLTTFIGSYMRTFGWFLVFRTFVGIGEASYSTIAPTIISDLFVKDVRSKMLALFYFAIPVGSGLGYITGSETARIAGSWHWGLRVTPVLGVLAVFLLLVVVQDPVRGEREGGGHIHSTSWSDDIKSLCKNPSFMLSTAGFTCVSFVAGALAWWGPTFIHLGFQLQPNGENTTLNDVSYKFGLIAMVAGVIGVPLGSYLAQRLRVACPQADPLICAVGLILSAPLLFFAAIAASKNSVVCYVLIFFGQLALNLNWSIVADMLLYVVIPTRRSTAEAFQILVAHALGDAGSPYIVGVISEALKAALSPDTNIHEPLPSQNSTIDDPLTTFRSLQYSLFLTTFIEVIGGLFFFITALYIQRDKAIVDLSIAEKNLDTKNNGQAESTRL, encoded by the exons ATGGAAACTACAAGGTTACCTTCAAACCTGTCCCATCAGCATTTGATGGCTGGTGAAGAGAATGAAACTCCCTTGGCAGTTCCCACAAAACGGAATTCGCCGGTTCAGAGGGTCATCACAGTTCGAGAATGGTTAACTGTCATAGTTTTGTGTTATGTCAACTTAATCAACTATATGGACAGATTTACAATAGCTG GAATTTTGACAGATATTAAAGATGAATTCAAGATTGGGAATGATGATGGTGGTTTACTACAAACGGTGTTTATTATCAGTTACATGATTTTTGCACCTTTATTTGGGTACCTTGGTGATAGATATAATCGAAAACTCATCATGAGTTTTGGAGTATTCCTTTGGTGCCTTACTACCTTCATTGGCTCTTATATGAGG ACGTTTGGAtggtttctcgtttttcgaacGTTTGTAGGTATCGGCGAAGCCAGTTACTCAACGATAGCTCCAACGATCATAAGTGATTTATTTGTTAAAGATGTGCGGTCGAAAATGCTTGCCCTATTCTATTTTGCCATACCGGTTGGAAG TGGCTTGGGATATATAACAGGTAGTGAAACGGCGCGAATAGCTGGTTCCTGGCATTGGGGATTGAGAGTCACCCCGGTACTCGGAGTGCTGGCCGTTTTTCTACTTCTAGTTGTGGTTCAAGATCCAGTTAGAGGTGAAAGAGAAGGTGGAGGCCACATTCACAGCACATCATGGTCTGATGATATCAAATCATTGTGCAAAAA tccaAGCTTCATGCTCTCCACTGCAGGATTTACCTGCGTCTCGTTCGTTGCTGGAGCATTGGCATGGTGGGGGCCTACGTTTATACATTTAGGTTTCCAATTGCAGCCTAACGGCGAAAATACCACGTTAAACGA TGTTTCCTACAAATTTGGCTTGATAGCCATGGTAGCTGGCGTGATAGGAGTTCCGCTTGGCTCGTATTTGGCACAACGACTGAGGGTAGCTTGTCCACAAGCTGATCCACTGATATGTGCTGTTGGTTTAATTTTGAGTGCTCCTTTGCTCTTCTTTGCAGCTATAGCTGCCAGCAAAAACTCAGTTGTTTGTTATGTCCTTATATTTTTTGGGCAACTTGCGTTGAATCTCAATTGGTCGATTGTAGCGGATATGTTGTTG TATGTTGTCATCCCAACCAGAAGATCGACTGCTGAAGCCTTCCAAATTTTAGTAGCTCACGCGTTAGGAGATGCAGGAAGTCCGTACATCGTCGGTGTG ATTTCCGAAGCATTGAAAGCGGCGTTGTCACCAGACACAAATATACATGAGCCACTGCCCAGTCAAAATTCTACCATAGATGATCCACTCACTACGTTTCGTAGTCTACAATATTCGCTGTTCTTAACAACATTTATCGAAGTCATCGGTggactcttcttcttcatcacaGCTCTTTATATACAGAGAGACAAGGCTATAGTTGATCTGTCAATCGCAG aaaaaaatctagacaCTAAGAATAATGGGCAGGCAGAATCAACGCGTTTATAG
- the LOC105689250 gene encoding enkurin, which yields SQKLLKNLSKVPGKLLKKLAFQLKVLTFWLQYIQNLKKCYIQPFLIRYRSKYHAKPAVSRAADLRKTGIVEEPKEIKKFEHRTFGVACVPQTPPTEFLKKKSRIQPPRPDIKHVHYKRPGYPQSLPAWVAVKRLPKKDIPDLPQDPVQTARKNFRQQNIINVKRSRPKQPRKRYVDTRYGSTYDLEPSGLLPIYIHRKDYGQIPKFVSKTIKHSAKKEPEAKDPQPLCRYVTAPEREALLQGMKKKWEELEKEFQCLPFVIDTLPRVTRKTQMEEALKQLEKDIDIIERHPYIYVYSDSEED from the exons TCCCAAAAATTGTTGAAGAACCTGTCAAAAGTCCCAGGTAAGTTATTGAAGAAACTAGCATTCCAGTTGAAAGTGCTGACATTTTGGCTGCAATATATTCAGAATTTAAAAAAGTGCTACATACAACCCTTCCTGATTAGATATCGTTCAAAATACCATGCAAAACCAGCTGTCAGTAGAGCAGCCGACTTGAGAAAGACAGGAATTGTTGAAGAGccaaaagaaattaaaaaattcgagcATCGTACATTTGGTGTGGCATGTGTACCACAAACTCCACCCACTGAgtttctgaaaaagaaaagtcgaATACAACCACCAAGACCTGATATAAAACATGTACATTACAAGCGTCCCGGATATCCACAGTCCCTCCCAGCTTGGGTAGCAGTAAAACGTCTGCCTAAAAAAGATATTCCCGATCTACCACAAGATCCAGTTCAAACAGCTCGCAAGAATTTCAGGCAACAAAACATCATAAATGTTAAAAGATCACGACCCAAACAACCCCGGAAACGGTATGTGGATACTAGATATGGCTCCACATACGATCTGGAACCTAGTGGTCTACTGCCTATTTACATTCACAGGAAG GATTATGGACAAATCCCCAAATTTGTATCAAAAACTATCAAACACTCTGCCAAGAAAGAGCCTGAAGCAAAAGATCCTCAGCCTCTTTGTCGTTACGTCACCGCACCTGAACGAGAAGCTCTTCTCCAA gggatgaagaaaaagtgggaagaattggaaaaagagtTTCAATGTCTACCATTTGTGATTGATACGCTGCCCAGAGTTACCAGAAAGACTCAAATGGAGGAGGCCTTGAAGCAGCTGGAAAAAGATATTGACATTATAGAAAGACATCCTTACATATACGTCTACAGTGACAGTGAGGAAGACTGA
- the LOC105689720 gene encoding protein spinster isoform X1 gives METTRLPSNLSHQHLMAGEENETPLAVPTKRNSPVQRVITVREWLTVIVLCYVNLINYMDRFTIAGILTDIKDEFKIGNDDGGLLQTVFIISYMIFAPLFGYLGDRYNRKLIMSFGVFLWCLTTFIGSYMRTFGWFLVFRTFVGIGEASYSTIAPTIISDLFVKDVRSKMLALFYFAIPVGSGLGYITGSETARIAGSWHWGLRVTPVLGVLAVFLLLVVVQDPVRGEREGGGHIHSTSWSDDIKSLCKNPSFMLSTAGFTCVSFVAGALAWWGPTFIHLGFQLQPNGENTTLNDVSYKFGLIAMVAGVIGVPLGSYLAQRLRVACPQADPLICAVGLILSAPLLFFAAIAASKNSVVCYVLIFFGQLALNLNWSIVADMLLYVVIPTRRSTAEAFQILVAHALGDAGSPYIVGVISEALKAALSPDTNIHEPLPSQNSTIDDPLTTFRSLQYSLFLTTFIEVIGGLFFFITALYIQRDKAIVDLSIADAETDSDTSHICEYDDELPNSITNSIIVRP, from the exons ATGGAAACTACAAGGTTACCTTCAAACCTGTCCCATCAGCATTTGATGGCTGGTGAAGAGAATGAAACTCCCTTGGCAGTTCCCACAAAACGGAATTCGCCGGTTCAGAGGGTCATCACAGTTCGAGAATGGTTAACTGTCATAGTTTTGTGTTATGTCAACTTAATCAACTATATGGACAGATTTACAATAGCTG GAATTTTGACAGATATTAAAGATGAATTCAAGATTGGGAATGATGATGGTGGTTTACTACAAACGGTGTTTATTATCAGTTACATGATTTTTGCACCTTTATTTGGGTACCTTGGTGATAGATATAATCGAAAACTCATCATGAGTTTTGGAGTATTCCTTTGGTGCCTTACTACCTTCATTGGCTCTTATATGAGG ACGTTTGGAtggtttctcgtttttcgaacGTTTGTAGGTATCGGCGAAGCCAGTTACTCAACGATAGCTCCAACGATCATAAGTGATTTATTTGTTAAAGATGTGCGGTCGAAAATGCTTGCCCTATTCTATTTTGCCATACCGGTTGGAAG TGGCTTGGGATATATAACAGGTAGTGAAACGGCGCGAATAGCTGGTTCCTGGCATTGGGGATTGAGAGTCACCCCGGTACTCGGAGTGCTGGCCGTTTTTCTACTTCTAGTTGTGGTTCAAGATCCAGTTAGAGGTGAAAGAGAAGGTGGAGGCCACATTCACAGCACATCATGGTCTGATGATATCAAATCATTGTGCAAAAA tccaAGCTTCATGCTCTCCACTGCAGGATTTACCTGCGTCTCGTTCGTTGCTGGAGCATTGGCATGGTGGGGGCCTACGTTTATACATTTAGGTTTCCAATTGCAGCCTAACGGCGAAAATACCACGTTAAACGA TGTTTCCTACAAATTTGGCTTGATAGCCATGGTAGCTGGCGTGATAGGAGTTCCGCTTGGCTCGTATTTGGCACAACGACTGAGGGTAGCTTGTCCACAAGCTGATCCACTGATATGTGCTGTTGGTTTAATTTTGAGTGCTCCTTTGCTCTTCTTTGCAGCTATAGCTGCCAGCAAAAACTCAGTTGTTTGTTATGTCCTTATATTTTTTGGGCAACTTGCGTTGAATCTCAATTGGTCGATTGTAGCGGATATGTTGTTG TATGTTGTCATCCCAACCAGAAGATCGACTGCTGAAGCCTTCCAAATTTTAGTAGCTCACGCGTTAGGAGATGCAGGAAGTCCGTACATCGTCGGTGTG ATTTCCGAAGCATTGAAAGCGGCGTTGTCACCAGACACAAATATACATGAGCCACTGCCCAGTCAAAATTCTACCATAGATGATCCACTCACTACGTTTCGTAGTCTACAATATTCGCTGTTCTTAACAACATTTATCGAAGTCATCGGTggactcttcttcttcatcacaGCTCTTTATATACAGAGAGACAAGGCTATAGTTGATCTGTCAATCGCAG ATGCAGAAACAGATTCAGATACATCACATATCTGCGAATATGATGACGAACTACCGAATAGTATAACAAATTCAATTATTGTAAGACCATGA